The following is a genomic window from Pelodiscus sinensis isolate JC-2024 chromosome 12, ASM4963464v1, whole genome shotgun sequence.
CATAACTTTATTTATACAAACAGTTCCATTTTAATTGACTATACAGGTGAAACTGGCTATACACAAAGTACAgtcaaaaataaactgaaaaaaagagTTTTTCCACACAAATTACCTCCCATTTTTGTAAGCATAGGTATCATTTGTAACAATGTAAGTACAACATTGTCTTAGAGAAATGGGATAATGACCCTTTTATATTttaccatattttttaaaattgaaagctATCAGAATCTTAACTTTTGCTTTCTGTATTTCTAAGCTGCATTCTCTACTCAAAACTGCTTTAAGAACCCATTTAAAAGCCCCTAttcttcattgacttcaatgggaataggTTCAGATGTTTTTGCTATTCAGTGAAATACAATCAATGATTTTGTTCTTGCATTCATTGTATATACTCGCGAACTGCAAGTTCTTTCAGAGAAAACACCTTTATTTGATCTCTTTTTGCCTTAATCTCTTCCAGTTTCTCTTGCAAGGATAGAAAATCCTTGCCAAGTTCATATGCCAAAGTGATCATTGTCTCTAGCAATGGAATATAATACCTGTGCCCACCATGCATCTGTAGGCGAAGTAAAGCCTTCTCTCCATATTCATAGGCACCTGCTGGGTTCTCAAGGTCTTTATGACACACGACTATAGCACAGAGTGTAGGGATTATTAAAACAGGGCAGTGTTTGGTTAATTTTTCCTGCAGAGCGATGACTTGCACAAGTATTTCCAAAGCTTTTGTATATTGGCCTCCTCTTAGGCAGCCATAAGCTTCCTCCATCTCTGGTCTTGTTAAGAAGTCAATAAATTTTTTGGATCTCCGGATATACTTCATAGAATACAGAAAGCCCAGATAGTCCCTGAAGGCTAATTTTCTTTCATTGATCATTTCCTCTGTAAAGTTTCCAGTCAGGCTCTTTTTGGGAAAGGTCACATCTTCCATTTCTTCATTA
Proteins encoded in this region:
- the SNX20 gene encoding sorting nexin-20, giving the protein MDLDQHDTADQWEPVTDMSTCSAAAESDEEQDETNAEISCQVNNENLETATFSDTSNSPNLNSTMTTKQLQEHWRNEKRRCRQVKLLFEIPSTRIVEQYFSKYVLYKIIIIQTGSFDGNKTVIERRYSDFEKLHKNLLKDFNEEMEDVTFPKKSLTGNFTEEMINERKLAFRDYLGFLYSMKYIRRSKKFIDFLTRPEMEEAYGCLRGGQYTKALEILVQVIALQEKLTKHCPVLIIPTLCAIVVCHKDLENPAGAYEYGEKALLRLQMHGGHRYYIPLLETMITLAYELGKDFLSLQEKLEEIKAKRDQIKVFSLKELAVREYIQ